CTCCTTTTTTCGAATTCTTAGAAATTGGTTTAGAATGTCAAACAAAATTCCGTTATAACGGATTTAAGTTCTGTTTCCGTGGATTGGTTCATAAAAAAATTTCCATTGCAATTCTAGAGTTTTCTGATCTTATTCTCCCCCTAATGCCCGTAAATCGCATATTTTCCGAATTTGAGACTGTAGGAAGAGCAATTCAAGGCTCGTTTCTACCGATAATTGAGTATGCTAAAGATGAAGGAGAATGAACGGGATTTTTAAGAATCTTCGGTGATCCATCCGACATGACCAAACGCTCGAAATATCTATTTTCTTTCCTATTTCTTTTCTTTGCCATTCAGACAGGAATTCAGGCTCAACTCTGGATGCCTCCCGGCAGACAATACATGCATCCCGCCGATCCGTTTACCTATGATCTCGGGATCAATAAATACCAGAACGACTATTATCTCTATGTCGCTCCGACGTTGAACTTCAACTTCGGGGGGGATTTCGGGGCTTCTTTGACCGTTCCCTTGAACTTTTTGATGTATGACGTCGATCCCAAACAGGAGAATTCCAAAATCGGAAAGTTGCGTTCCTTCGATTACAACGAAAAGAGCGATTATCTTCGTTTGATCAACAATATCTGGTTCGGACAATACGGAAAATATACTCCCGGAGAAGTCACGTATTCCGCGTATTTGGGAAAGATGTTCGACGGTTATATCGGACACGGAACGATCGTAAACCGATACATCAACAACCAACGACTCGATGTGTATAACGTGGGTCTTCAGGCAGACATCAACAGCGACTACGGAGGGGTGCAGGTATTCGCGAACTCAATCTACACGAGAGAAGTCAGTTCCGCCCGCGTTTATATCCGACCGTTTGCCGTAGGATTCAAACTCTTCGATATCATCACGGGCCGCGCGAAATTCTTAACCATGTTGACCGTGGGACAAGGAAACGTAGCGGACGAGGCGGGAAGAAAAAAGGTCTACGAAGAAGTCGGAGCCGAAGAGAAAGAATCCTATCGCGCCTTGATCGAAGATCAAAAGACGAAAGAGAAAAAAGAGGAAATGATTCCTGCGGATAAAAAGCCGGAAAAGCCGCAAAACCTCAAAGAACTTTTTAATCAGGATAACTTTGCCAATCGATTTGCGATCGGTTATACGACCGCATTCGACAACAAGGCTCCTTTGGAACTCAAGTTCGATACGACCGGAAAATTGAGAGTCGACGACAACAACAACCCTCTCGTAAAGTCCACGGAAAAGTTGACGATCACCGGTTTCGACTTCGAGTACAAATTGTTAAGCGCCAAATACATCGAACTTACTCCGTATTACGACGTGAATAAGATCAAACAGATCGACGGAGCGAAAGGAACGCATTACGGAGCGATTCTTCGTTTGGGCGGTAAGGACATTTATCTTCAGGTAAAACCGGAATACAGAAATATGACCGCCAATTATATTCCGATGTATTTTGACAGTTTTTACGAATTGGAACGTTATCAAAGCAATTTGCAGAGCAATATCCCGCAGACGAAACTCGAAGCGGCAAAGTTGGCCGATCCGGACGCGGCCAAGGTCAAAGGATATTTTACGACAGTGTTGTTCAGCTTTTATAGAATCGCGGTCGAATCCAATTACGAAAATTATTCCGGACCGAACAACTCTAGGGTGTTCGTCGGGGTTTACATTCCTTTGGGAACCTTGGTTCTGTTAAACGGATATTATATGAAGAAGGGCTTTGACGAAAACAAGGAAGCTTTTAAACTCGACGATCGTTCTCAAGGGGCATTGGAACTCGCGATCAATCTAGGATTTGCCGCGGTTCGCTTGCAGAACGTCCGCAAGTGGGTTTACAATACGACGTCGAGTCAATACGAAGCCCAGGACGAACAGAAGGTTCTTTTCTCGAGCAACTTAACGTTCTAAAAAAAGTTCGGATTCTTCCAGTCGGGCCAAGAGAAACGCGACCGCTGTTTCGGTCCGCAAAACCCGGCTGGAAAGATGAACGGTTTGAAATTCTTTCTCTTTCCAAAAATCGATTTCACTTTTGATAAAACCGCTTTCCGGGCCGATCGCCGCCAAAATTTTCAAGGGAGAATCCATTCGTAATTCTGCATGTGATTTTCTTTCGCGGAGGATCCTCGACGGAGAATCGCCTTTTCGATCTAAAATCCAACGGAATCCAAATTCTCCGGCGGAAAGAGTTTCCTCTAAAACGGCGCCGGTTCGTTTTTCGAAATCCCAACGAACCTTCGGAAGAAAGATATTCTTTCCCTGTTCCATTCCTTCCACAAGTTCCGATTCGATTTCGTTCCGGGTCCAGATCGGGGAGGTCAGGTATTCCTTTCGTGCGTTTTTACTCAAAAAGAAGCGGATTGTGGTCACGCCCCAGGTTCCGGCCAACTGGAGAATCTTTCGCACCGTCGGAGGTCTGTTGACCGCGATTAAGAGGTGCACTTCCGGAAAACGAGGTTTCGGAATCAGAATCGGTTTGTAAGTTCCGATCAAGGCCTTGGGTCCGATTTCTTCGATCTTCAACAAACCCAGGCTTTTGTCCAAGAGTCCCGCTTTCAGACGATCTCCCGGTTGTTTATTCAGAATTTTGAATATATGTTCGATGCGTTTCGGCTCGTTGACGGAAAAACGGTTCGAGTTTCCGATTCTCCATTCTTCTTTGCAGATTAAAAGATTCAAGGGAAGAGGACGCGTTTAAATTTCAAATTTCGGTTTGGTTTCTTGCTGCGGAGGAGTGGAAGGTTCGTCTGGGATAATTTCTTGAGGCTGCGATTCCTGAGGAGTAGTCTGATTCGGAAAAGGATTCTGATTTTGCAAATCGGAGAACGGAGAAAAAAAACAGGTTCGAACGATTCCGATCGCTAAGAGAACGAGTAAAAGATTTCTTGCAAACCGTTTTCCAGGAGTTTGTCCGAAGGTCTGCGCGCTCGTGCTGCGAAAACGGCGTCCGAAGTCGGATGCGTTTTGTCGGAAACGATTCCAGAAGGTTTCGAGAGAACTTTTGCGATAAGGATTGTCTTCTTTGGAACCCTTTTCAAAGTAACCGCCGCCGTGTTTTCCGGCGGTGTCCGGGTCGAATAAAAAAGATTCATAGCACCGCGGACACCGGACGGTCAGTTTTCCCAAATCTATGGGAATCCTGAGTTCCGTCTGGCATCGGGGACAAGGGAGAATGTAGCGCACTTTTTAGTAGCGGAGAGATTCCTTCAGAGCGTCTACGTTCTCTTTGTAATTTTCGTTTCCTAACTGATCGTTGTAATCGAAAATTTTGGTAAAGAGCCTATCAAACTGGTCCAGATGTTTGATATAGAATTCTTTTTTGAATGCGTTGCGGATCGGGTGAGTTTTCGTATTCTCAACGCCCGCGAGGATGTATTTTCCAACGCCTTTTTCAGCGGGGGTTTCCGGACGACCATACTCTGGATAGTTGTCTTTTTGAAAGAAAACTTCCACCTTATCGTTGTGAGACGGTTGAGTGTTCGGTCCTCTGTCCATCACTTCGGAGATGATCTTGTCTTCCAGAACCATATTGTTCTTATAGATTTTGGATTTCAGTTTGTTGATGTTTCTTGGAGGTTCGGATCTAGGCTCAGGATCATTGCTGTTCTGACCTTCGAAGTAGATCTCCATGTATTTCGCGAGAGAACCTTGAACGGTTTTGTTCAATCCTCTTTCTTCATCGCGGATAAAGTCGTAAACTTCCACACGGATGCAGTTGTTTGCCGGATCTTCCTGATTGAGAGCAGGAGTGCATTCGTCGTTGTTCGCCTTTCCTTTAAACAGAACGGTTCTGAACGGGAGAACTCTCACTTTCATCTTCAAAAGAACCGTATGACGTGTCAGTCTTTGGTTCAATTCGAAGATCTTTTCATCGAGTTTTCTCTCTGTTTCCAGAATGGACTGGCCTAACTGAGCGTCTGATTGTGATTTCTGGTCTGCGTTGGAATTTTGCTGAGAAAATACCGCAGTAGAAATTGCGACGAGAACTACTAAAAATAGCTTTTGAAGTTTCATTTCCCCTTGTCCTTAGTGAAGCGGATATTTGAATCCCATAAATCAGACATTATCTGATCATAGAACCCTATGTGTATTATCGGAATAATAGACTCCAGATTGAATGAATGCACCACTTTTTATTCAAAAATCCGATATTATTTCGATCGGTTGGAGCTATTTTCCAGATACAGTTCATACGGTGGTGGGACCGGTTTCAATCCTTTTTCAATGAGATAGGAAGCCCATTTACGCTCCACCAAATCGCAGAAATCCCGAATCGTTCTTCCCGAATGTCCGTTTAAACCTTCCGAGATTTTGGTTCGTTCCGCTTCGGAAAGATGTACGGCATATGTCTCCAGAACCTTGGCCCGTTCGGAAAGATCGGGTAACGGGAAGTAGATGGTTCGATCGAATCGGGAGAGAAGGGCGTGATCCAAATCCTGCTTTCGGTTCGTAGCCCCGATCGTGACGGAATTTCTCTGGCTGCTGAAACCGTCGATCTTTCGCAACAGAACGGAAAGAATCTTCCGAGTGGCTTCGAACATTCCTTCTTCTCTGCTTCCCGCGAGAGAATCGATCTCGTCCAAAAAGATCAAACAGGCCGGAAAGAGCGCGGCTGCATCAAAGACATACGCCATGTTCTGCGCGCTTTCTCCGTAGTATTTACTCATGATGGATTCTACCGGAACATAGATCAGAGGAAGTCCCGTCATACAGGAAACCACGCGCGCCATCGTCGTTTTTCCGACACCCGGATCCCCTTCGAAGAGAACGGCTCGGGGGCGAGTATCGCTCGGAAACTTGCGTGTGAGTTTGGAAAGCTCGGCAAGCAGGTCCGGGTTTTTTAACGGGAGAATGATGGATTCCAGAATCTGCTGTTTGACCCCGTCATATCCGGCCACTTGATCGAAGGTAACGGATTTCCCGCTCTTCTCCGCGTCAAAGGGATTGAAGACTTCCACGCCCAGAGACGCCAAGAGCTCTTCCGGTTTTGCGGTTTCGGCCCCTTTTTCCGACTTTAAGAACTTAAAGAGTTCGAGGGTCGCAAACAATTCTTCCCTTGTGAAATCTCCCTTTTTGGTGATTTCGACTCGATTTTTGGTTCTTCCGGAATAGAATCGAAATCGGATCGTATCCAAAAGATTTTTGGTTTCGAAGAGATTCTCATTGAGGGCTTGGATGCAATAGTATCCCGGTTCGAACGTATGAATTCTCAGGTTCTCGATGTGATTCTTCAGAATTTGAAGACAATCAAAGAGGGCCGTTTTGGAAACGGAGGAAACACCGAATTCTATCTTGAGATCTTTTTTTTCGGAGGTTACAACCGGAAGATCGGCGCTCGAGAATCCGAGCGCGCTTAGTTCTCCGTGTAAAAAACTCTTGGTTTTTGTAAAATCGACTTCGGAAGGAATCGCATTGCCGGAAGCGGATTCGGATGAGGGGGAACTCAAAGTGTATAATACCTCGTTTGAAACTGAAAATACTGTTGTAGGAATCTAGGATTCTGTCGATTTCTTTACTATCGGATTCGTAAAGGAGAAGGAAAAATGGGAGAAGGGTCACTCTCACAGGAAGACATAGACGCCCTTTTGACGGGCGGAGGCGGGGATGCCGCACCTGGAGCCGGAAGCGGATCCGATTTTAATCTCAGCGGAGAATTGGATTCTCTGTTGGGCGGAGGGGGCGATGCTCCTGGAGGCGGAGGGGGCGGATCGGATGCGCCTTCGTTTGCCGATATTTCTGCGGCGCTCGGACCTTCTTCAACTCCAGCACCTTCAGCACCCAGACCGACTTCTCGTCAATCCTCTCCATCCCAATCCACGAACTTAAACTTACTGATGGACGTAAACCTGGCTCTTACGGTGGAGTTGGGAAGAACGAATATGTTTATCAAGGACGTAAACGGTTTGAACGAAGGAACCGTGGTCGAGCTGGATAAAAACGTAGGAGAGGATTTAGACATTCTTGCGAACGGACGTTTGGTCGGAAGAGGCAAGCTCGTCGCGATGGACGATTTTTACGGAATTCAAATTACGGAGATCGTAGAACAAAGCAGAAGGCTCTGAACTCGTATGAGTTCCTACAAATTCTTGAAATCGATAGATCTTCTGGAAGTAGAATTTTGTATGAGTTCCCACACCGCGAAAAGTTTCAGTCTTTGAAACAATTCATAGTTTGATTCTTAAAAAAGAAAACCCGGTTGTCGACCGGGTTTTTTTATAATATTCTCAGTTTTGAATGTAGAATTTTGTATGAGTTCCCACAAATGTTCGAAATTGAAAGTTTTCTCTCCATTCGTCATCTGTATGAGTTCCCACACCTCGGAAAATTTCAGTCTTTCCAACAAAACCTCCTCGACAAAAAAACTTAATTTTTCTGATCCACGTTTCCTAAAACGGACTTCAGGATGGAACGGAAGTTCGTCAGGTTCAACGGCAGAACGATTTCCGTTTTCTTGCCGGAAATCTTTTCGAATTCCTTAATGAACTTCTGGCCGATTCTGAGTTTGACCGCGTCCTTTCCGCCTTTGGCGTTGATGGACTGTGCCAAAAGTTCGATTCCCTTTGCGGTCGCTGTTGCGATCGCTTCCACTTCTTTCGCAACCCCTTCGGCCTCGTTGATCCGTTTTTGTTTTTCCCCTTCGGACTTGTTGATCGCTTCCTCCTTAAAACCTAAGGAACGGTTGATTCTCGCGTCGCGATCCCCTTCGGATAAGGAGATTTGCGCCTTCTTCGTGATCTGCGCTTTTTTCTCTTTTTCCATCGCTTCTAAGATCGATTTCGGTGGAGTGATGTTTACGATCTCGTACCGATTCACCTTGATTCCCCAAGGTTCGGTGGCTAGATCCAGAACCTCTAAGATCTTGCTGTTGATCGCGTCCCGTGTTTCGAACGTAACGTCCAAATCCATCGTTCCGATGATGGCGCGCATCGTGGTTTGCGCGAGCTGCGAAGCGGCGAATTGATAATCGTTGATTCCGTAACTCGCTTTGTGCGGATCCAATACTTTCAGGTAAAGAATTCCGTCCATGTCCACTTTCACGTTGTCCTTGGTGATACAAGTCTGCGGAGGAACGTCGGTCGCTTGTTCCTTGAGTGTGTGATAGTAGGCGTCCTTTTCGATAAAGGGCCAAAGAAGATGAAGACCCGCGTGCAGGGTTCTGCTGTATTTACCGAACTTTTCGACGACGATACAATCCTGCGCTGAAACGATTCGAATCGAACGGTAGAGTTTGTAAGCGAAGTAGATTCCGAACAAGGTCCAGAATATCATTACGAACGTGGTTTGAAACGTTTCCATCTTATTGACCTTCCTTCTCTTTCGGAGCTTTGATTTCCGGAAGTTTTCCGGTTACTTTGGAAAGACCTTCGAACACTCCCGCGATGTTTGCGAGTTCGGCCGGAAGGATCGTCGTTTTGGAAACGCTGAGAATTTCACCAAGTCCCGTGAGATAATCTTCCGTGATTTGCAAATTGACCGCTTCTCCTCCCCCTTCGCGAGAAATCGATTCCGCGATCATGCGGATTCCTTTGGCTTTCGCCTCTGCGATCAGCGTGATCTCCAAAGCCTTTCCTTCGGCTTCGTTGATCTTCTTCATTTTTTCCCCTTCGGAAACGTTGATGGCTTCTTCCTTCTCACCGACGGATCGGTTGATCCGCGAAAGTTTTTCTCCTTCCGAGATCGTGATCTCCGCGCGTTTGACGCGTTCCGCTTTTACCTGTTCTTCCATTTCATGAAGAATTTCTTTCGGAGGGGAGATGTTTTTGATTTCGTATCTCGTCACCTTGATTCCCCAAGGATCGGTCGCTTCGTCCAAAGCGCGCACAACGTGGGAATTGATATCGTCCCGTTCCGCGAACGTCTGATCGAGAATGAGTTTTCCGATTTCGGAACGAAGAGTCGTCTGTGCAAGCTGCTGCGTTGCGAGCATATAATTTTCGATCGCATACGAAGCCTTATACGGATCGACTACTTTCAGATAAAGAATTCCGTCCACCGCGATGGAGACGTTGTCCTTTGTGATACACATCTGCGGAGGAATGTCGATCGCGCTTTCTTTGAGGCTTTGTCTGTATTTGACGACTTCGATCACGGGCCAGAGAAAATGAAAACCGGCCTCCAAGGCTCCCTTAAAAACTCCCACGCGTTCCACGACGTAACAAAATTGTTGAGGAACGATGATGAACGTTTTTCGAATCAGATAGATCAGCGCTATAAAGAATAGCGTGAATATAAACCCTGCGGACATAGTATCTCCTTTTATTTTTTATTTCAGAATGAATTCAATCTTCCGGAAGTTCCAAGGGTTCCACGAGAAAGGTGAGATTGTCTCGGCTTAAAATTCTCGCCTTGCTTCCTTTGGGAATCCGGCTCTTTTTGGAAACCGCGTCCCATTCAACGCCTTGAAAGAGAACCCTTCCTCCCTTTCGTTCCACAAGAACGTCTTTGACGACCGGAACCAATCTTCCGATCTGATCGTTTTCCGGAACCGAGTGTTCGGTCTGAGCCGGAAAGATTTTTCGGATTGTCTCGCTTCCCACATAGATGAGAAGAGTGGAAAGAGAAGCCCACATACCGAGTTGCCATCCGAGGGAAATATCGAAAAAATAGACGACGATTCCCGTGAGAATTCCGGCGGTTCCCAAAAAAGCGACGAAGGTTCCGGGTATAAAAAACTCGGCGAGAATCAAAAGGACGCCGCCGCCGATCCAGATCGTTACGGGAAGGTTGGAAAGAAAATCAGGCATGAAAGACGCATTCTCCCGAGTGGAACAGATTCGTAAATTTTTTTCAGAGTTCAATCCGTTTTTTCTATTTTAAAAAAAAGGGAAACGGACGGAACTATCCAGAGAAAGGCATGAAAAAGAAACTTCTTCTCGGATTCGTTTTAACGCTCTTCCTTCTGCAATTCCTACCTTTAAAACCTCCCGCAGGCGACAATCGAAACGAGATCGAAACCTCGGACGAAGTCAAAAAAATATTGAGGAAATCCTGTTACGACTGTCATTCCGATCTGACGGTATGGCCTTGGTATTCCAAAATTTTTCCGGTCAATGCGTATCTCTACCATCACGTGGAAGAAGGAAAAGCCGAACTTGATTTTTCGGAATGGAAGGCTTTGACGAAAAAGGAAAAATCCACCAAAGGCGATTCGATTTTGGAAACCCTCGAAGAAGGGGAGATGCCTCCGGCGGATTACGTGCTTCTTCATCCATCCGCAAAAATCACCAAAGAAGAATTGGATGTTTTGAAAAACTGGATTCAAGACCTGGAAGAAGAGTATCGGAAAGAAGAATGAAAAATAATTTGGCAAAGACGTTATGACTGGGAAAGAAAAAAAACTCTGGGGCGGAAGATTTCAGGAAAAGGCATCTTCGATCATGGAGCGGATCGGGGAATCCGTATCCTTCGATCATAAACTTTATAAGGAAGACATTCAAGGCAGCGTCGCGCACGCGAGAATGTTGAAACGGATCGGAATTCTCACCTCCGAAGAATTGTCCAAGATCGAAACCTCCCTCGACCGAATCAGAACCGAATTGGAAGAAGGAAAGCTCGAATTCAAAAGCGAGCTGGAAGACATTCACATGCACATCGAATCCCGTTTGACCGAACTCATCGGCGAGACCGGAAAAAAATTGCATACGGCAAGATCGAGAAACGATCAGGTAACGCAAGACGTTCGTCTTTATATCCTTCATCAAGGAAAAGAAATTCTAAAATCCATCGTATCTCTCCGGCGTTCTTTGTATGAAAAAGCCAAACAAAGCGTGGACGTAATCATACCCGGTTATACGCATTTGCAGGTCGCGCAACCGATCCGCGCTTCTCAATATCTTCTTTCCTGGTTTTGGGCCTTGGAAAGAGATCAGGAATTCTTTCGGTTTGCGCTCCAGGCTTCGGAAGAATTGGCATTGGGAAGCGGAGCGATGGCGGGAGTGAATTACCCGACCGATCGGGAATTCTTACGCAAAGAATTGGGTCTTTCGAAAATTTCTCACAACTCTATGGACGGGGTTTCCAGCCGGGATCATATTCTGGAATTCTTATTTGCGAGTTCGCAGTTGATGATCCACGCGTCCCGGATCTGCGAGGATATCATTCTGTATTCATCGCAGGAGTTCGGAATTTTGCGTTTGCCGGATTCGTTGACGACCGGTTCTTCGATTATGCCCCAAAAGAAGAATCCCGATATCGCCGAACTCATCCGCGGAAAAGCGGGAAGGGTCATCGGAAATCTGAATCATCTTCTCGTGATGCTTAAGGGATTGCCTTCCACATACAACCGCGATCTGCAGGAAGACAAGTTAGCTCTCTTTGATTCGATTGAAACCGTACAAATCAGCTTGGAAGGAATTCGGGAAATGATCGAGGGTTGGGTTTGGGTTCCGGAAAGAGCCGAATCTTCCTTAAAAAACGGATTTGCTACCGCGACCGATCTCGCGGATTTTCTCGTGGGCCAAAAGAACATTCCGTTTCGAACCGCTCACGAACTCGTGGGGACGCTCGTCGGTTTATGCGTGGAACGAAAAAAGACCTTGTTTGATTTACCGGAATCGGATCGAATTTCGATTTCGGAACATTTTGCGGGAAAGGAATACGAAGACGCTGTTTCTCTTTCTCTTTCCGCCGATAAAAAAATATCCTATGGAGGAACTTCCAAACAAAGACAAGAAGAGCAGTTAAAAATTGCGCTGGAATCTTTACGGGAAGCTGA
The window above is part of the Leptospira yasudae genome. Proteins encoded here:
- the impL63 gene encoding cytoplasmic membrane protein ImpL63; the protein is MTKRSKYLFSFLFLFFAIQTGIQAQLWMPPGRQYMHPADPFTYDLGINKYQNDYYLYVAPTLNFNFGGDFGASLTVPLNFLMYDVDPKQENSKIGKLRSFDYNEKSDYLRLINNIWFGQYGKYTPGEVTYSAYLGKMFDGYIGHGTIVNRYINNQRLDVYNVGLQADINSDYGGVQVFANSIYTREVSSARVYIRPFAVGFKLFDIITGRAKFLTMLTVGQGNVADEAGRKKVYEEVGAEEKESYRALIEDQKTKEKKEEMIPADKKPEKPQNLKELFNQDNFANRFAIGYTTAFDNKAPLELKFDTTGKLRVDDNNNPLVKSTEKLTITGFDFEYKLLSAKYIELTPYYDVNKIKQIDGAKGTHYGAILRLGGKDIYLQVKPEYRNMTANYIPMYFDSFYELERYQSNLQSNIPQTKLEAAKLADPDAAKVKGYFTTVLFSFYRIAVESNYENYSGPNNSRVFVGVYIPLGTLVLLNGYYMKKGFDENKEAFKLDDRSQGALELAINLGFAAVRLQNVRKWVYNTTSSQYEAQDEQKVLFSSNLTF
- a CDS encoding RsmE family RNA methyltransferase encodes the protein MNLLICKEEWRIGNSNRFSVNEPKRIEHIFKILNKQPGDRLKAGLLDKSLGLLKIEEIGPKALIGTYKPILIPKPRFPEVHLLIAVNRPPTVRKILQLAGTWGVTTIRFFLSKNARKEYLTSPIWTRNEIESELVEGMEQGKNIFLPKVRWDFEKRTGAVLEETLSAGEFGFRWILDRKGDSPSRILRERKSHAELRMDSPLKILAAIGPESGFIKSEIDFWKEKEFQTVHLSSRVLRTETAVAFLLARLEESELFLER
- the fcpB gene encoding flagellar-coiling protein FcpB yields the protein MKLQKLFLVVLVAISTAVFSQQNSNADQKSQSDAQLGQSILETERKLDEKIFELNQRLTRHTVLLKMKVRVLPFRTVLFKGKANNDECTPALNQEDPANNCIRVEVYDFIRDEERGLNKTVQGSLAKYMEIYFEGQNSNDPEPRSEPPRNINKLKSKIYKNNMVLEDKIISEVMDRGPNTQPSHNDKVEVFFQKDNYPEYGRPETPAEKGVGKYILAGVENTKTHPIRNAFKKEFYIKHLDQFDRLFTKIFDYNDQLGNENYKENVDALKESLRY
- a CDS encoding AAA family ATPase; translation: MSSPSSESASGNAIPSEVDFTKTKSFLHGELSALGFSSADLPVVTSEKKDLKIEFGVSSVSKTALFDCLQILKNHIENLRIHTFEPGYYCIQALNENLFETKNLLDTIRFRFYSGRTKNRVEITKKGDFTREELFATLELFKFLKSEKGAETAKPEELLASLGVEVFNPFDAEKSGKSVTFDQVAGYDGVKQQILESIILPLKNPDLLAELSKLTRKFPSDTRPRAVLFEGDPGVGKTTMARVVSCMTGLPLIYVPVESIMSKYYGESAQNMAYVFDAAALFPACLIFLDEIDSLAGSREEGMFEATRKILSVLLRKIDGFSSQRNSVTIGATNRKQDLDHALLSRFDRTIYFPLPDLSERAKVLETYAVHLSEAERTKISEGLNGHSGRTIRDFCDLVERKWASYLIEKGLKPVPPPYELYLENSSNRSK
- the fliN gene encoding flagellar motor switch protein FliN produces the protein MGEGSLSQEDIDALLTGGGGDAAPGAGSGSDFNLSGELDSLLGGGGDAPGGGGGGSDAPSFADISAALGPSSTPAPSAPRPTSRQSSPSQSTNLNLLMDVNLALTVELGRTNMFIKDVNGLNEGTVVELDKNVGEDLDILANGRLVGRGKLVAMDDFYGIQITEIVEQSRRL
- a CDS encoding SPFH domain-containing protein — translated: METFQTTFVMIFWTLFGIYFAYKLYRSIRIVSAQDCIVVEKFGKYSRTLHAGLHLLWPFIEKDAYYHTLKEQATDVPPQTCITKDNVKVDMDGILYLKVLDPHKASYGINDYQFAASQLAQTTMRAIIGTMDLDVTFETRDAINSKILEVLDLATEPWGIKVNRYEIVNITPPKSILEAMEKEKKAQITKKAQISLSEGDRDARINRSLGFKEEAINKSEGEKQKRINEAEGVAKEVEAIATATAKGIELLAQSINAKGGKDAVKLRIGQKFIKEFEKISGKKTEIVLPLNLTNFRSILKSVLGNVDQKN
- a CDS encoding SPFH domain-containing protein, which translates into the protein MSAGFIFTLFFIALIYLIRKTFIIVPQQFCYVVERVGVFKGALEAGFHFLWPVIEVVKYRQSLKESAIDIPPQMCITKDNVSIAVDGILYLKVVDPYKASYAIENYMLATQQLAQTTLRSEIGKLILDQTFAERDDINSHVVRALDEATDPWGIKVTRYEIKNISPPKEILHEMEEQVKAERVKRAEITISEGEKLSRINRSVGEKEEAINVSEGEKMKKINEAEGKALEITLIAEAKAKGIRMIAESISREGGGEAVNLQITEDYLTGLGEILSVSKTTILPAELANIAGVFEGLSKVTGKLPEIKAPKEKEGQ
- a CDS encoding NfeD family protein, which translates into the protein MPDFLSNLPVTIWIGGGVLLILAEFFIPGTFVAFLGTAGILTGIVVYFFDISLGWQLGMWASLSTLLIYVGSETIRKIFPAQTEHSVPENDQIGRLVPVVKDVLVERKGGRVLFQGVEWDAVSKKSRIPKGSKARILSRDNLTFLVEPLELPED
- a CDS encoding heme-binding domain-containing protein, whose protein sequence is MKKKLLLGFVLTLFLLQFLPLKPPAGDNRNEIETSDEVKKILRKSCYDCHSDLTVWPWYSKIFPVNAYLYHHVEEGKAELDFSEWKALTKKEKSTKGDSILETLEEGEMPPADYVLLHPSAKITKEELDVLKNWIQDLEEEYRKEE
- the argH gene encoding argininosuccinate lyase, translating into MTGKEKKLWGGRFQEKASSIMERIGESVSFDHKLYKEDIQGSVAHARMLKRIGILTSEELSKIETSLDRIRTELEEGKLEFKSELEDIHMHIESRLTELIGETGKKLHTARSRNDQVTQDVRLYILHQGKEILKSIVSLRRSLYEKAKQSVDVIIPGYTHLQVAQPIRASQYLLSWFWALERDQEFFRFALQASEELALGSGAMAGVNYPTDREFLRKELGLSKISHNSMDGVSSRDHILEFLFASSQLMIHASRICEDIILYSSQEFGILRLPDSLTTGSSIMPQKKNPDIAELIRGKAGRVIGNLNHLLVMLKGLPSTYNRDLQEDKLALFDSIETVQISLEGIREMIEGWVWVPERAESSLKNGFATATDLADFLVGQKNIPFRTAHELVGTLVGLCVERKKTLFDLPESDRISISEHFAGKEYEDAVSLSLSADKKISYGGTSKQRQEEQLKIALESLREAETLFV